The segment GCTGTGCTTGCCCATGATGACGTAGAGCGGGGTCCGGATGGATCGCAGCGCGTCCTCGGTCAGCGGCAGCGGTGCGGGGCGGCGGATCCGGTACGCGCGGGCTCCGAGCTGGATCCACTTACGCATCTCGGGGACGGCGATGACCGGCTGGTCCAGCCACTTGGCGAGCCGGGGGCGCAGCGCCTTGGGGGCGAAGGTGGCGAACAGGCTCACGAAGACCCAGGCGAAGAAGCGCAGGCCGACCTTCTCCAGGCCGCCGGGGTCGAGGGCGGTGACCGAGGCGAGCCGTCCGGGCCGCCGGTGGGCTTGGTTGAGCACGAGCCAGCCGCCGTAGGAGGAGCCGACGAGGTGGACCCGGTCGAGGCCGAGAGCGTCGAGGGCCTCGTCCATCCACTGCGCGGCGCGCTCGGGTTGCCACATGGGCTCGCGGTGGACGCTGCGGTTGGCGTCGCCGGGGGTGTCGAGGGCGTAGACGGGGCGGTCGAGGCTGAGCCCGGGGGTGTTGGGGTACCACATCGCCGAGCTGTAGCCGGCGCCGTGGATCAGGACGATCGGGGTCCGGGAGTCGGCGGCGGGGTCCAAGGGGCCGTACCGGTAGACGTGGGTGGTGCCGAAGCTCGTCTCAACGTCCGTCTCGGAGCGGGCGGGTGCCCCCATTGCGTAGAGGACATCGGCGGCGGCGAAGTAGCGGTCGCGCAGGGTGTCGTTGACGTAGCGGCCGACGTCGCGTACGCGGGCGGTGTTCTCGGGCACGGCGGCACCTCCGGTGAAGATCCGTTCTTCGTGGTACGACCGTATCACCAATGTGGTACATCGGTATCATGAAGGGGTTCGGGTAGCGGAGCACGAACCCACCATCGACAGGCGGAGACACGGGAACATGCCGAAGCGTGTGGATCACGAGGAGCGGCGCGCCCAGATCGCCGAGGCGCTCATCCGGGTCGCGGGGCGGCAGGGGCTGCATGCCGTCGGCATGCGCGACGTGGCCGCGGAGGCCGGTGTGTCGCTCCGGCTCGTGCAGTACTACTTCGACACCAAGGAGAAGCTTCTCCTCTACGGCCTCCAGCACCTGACCGACCGCTTCACCGCGAGGGTGGGTGCCCGCTTGGCCGCTGTCGGCCCGGACCCGGGCCCGCGCGTCACGGTGGAGGCGCTGCTGCTGGCCTCGCTGCCGACCGACGAGGAGAGCCGCACGTTCCACCTGCTGTACAGCTCCTACGCGATCCTGTCGGTGACCGACGAGGCGCTGGCCGCCCAGCCCTTCATCGACAACCCCGACGCCGCGGAGAACGCCATGACCGGACTCCTCGAACAGGCGCAGGGGACCGGCCTGGCCGACCCGGACGCCGACGCGCGCACGGAGGCGATCAGCCTGCTCGCGATGGCGGCGACCATGGGCACCAGCATCCTCGTGGGCCAGCGGAGTCCGGAGTCGGCGATCGCGGTGCTCCGCCACCACCTGGACCGGATCTTCACGGCTGCCGGGACGTCCGAGAGGGGAGCGGGCTCAACCTGACGTGTCGCGAAGCACTCGCGCGCGGCGCAGAGTGTGGTACCGATCTGGACCGGTCCGACGGACGTGGAGTCGGGCGGGGTGTCGAATCGGGGATGAGGAGCGGCGCTGCCGCATGGGGGTCTCAGCGTGTTCGTAGCGAAAGAGGATGCATTCGATCCGGAGGAGATGCTGAGCCTCTACGACTCGGTCGGATGGGAGGGTTACACCCGCGACGTCGACAGGCTGTGCCGGGGCCTGGCCAACTCCCACCTGGTCATCACGGCACGAGACGGTTCGGGAACACTCCTCGGTCTAGCCCGGACGATCTCCGACGACGAACACATCTGCTACGTCCAGGATGTCGTGGTCAACCCTGCGTATCACCGGCAGGGCGTAGGCCGGTCCCTGGTCGAGCACCTCATGCGGCGGTACTCGCACTGCCGCTTCTTCCTCCTGTCCACGGACCACGAGTCGACACCCGAGGGCAAACGCAACCACGCGTTCTACCGGAGCCTGGGGTTCCTGTCGTACGAGGAGAAGGAGATGGCGGGCTTCGGACTGCCCAGGAACCGCCCCGACCTTCGCAATGCGGCGCCCTGACCGGATCTGACGCGGATCCCCACGTCAGCTGAGCACCAACTGCGGGCCATGCGGGGGCCCATGTGGTGCACAGGTGGTGTGAGGCTCGGATCTGGATCGGGCAACAAACAAGCCCCAGGTCGCTGACCTGGGGCTTTGTCATGGAGCGGATGACGGGAATCGAACCCGCGCTATAAGCTTGGGAATCACCGCTGCTTTGGCCGTCCATATGGCCTCTGACCTGCGGACAAGTCTCTTCGCGGGTCCTGTCGGGAGGCTCTGCTCGTACCCGTGGTGACCGCTGTTCACCGCCCTGGAGGGCACGGATGGGGCACGTACCGGCTCCCGCCCGGCGGCCCGGTGCGGCTGGACGGGTGTAGTTCGGCACCGGCCTCCGGCGCTGTGCGCGACGAGCGCCGCGTCGCCGGATTACATGGGCCTGCGCCCCGGCGCGGGGCGTGCCGGTGCCCTTCGCGGTCCCGGACCCGACGACTGGAAGAGCACCATGGCAGAGCGCCACCCTCGCAACCGCACCGGCCGCGGCCCGCTACGTCGCGGGCTCGCCGCCGCCGTGCTCGCGGTCGGCATGCTGACGGCTTCGACGACACCCGGATACGGCACAGGCGAGGCCGCGCCGGTGCCCGGCCCCCAGTTCACGCCGCTGACGGCGACGGTGATGACGGAACCGGCTCCGTTCATTGCCACGGACGGCAAGACGCACCTCTCGTACGAACTGCTCACCACGAACGCGCTGGCCAGCAGCGCACGGGTGCGGCTGGACCGTGTCGAGGTCCGGGACGCCCGCACGCACCGGGTGGTGGGATCGCTGAGCGGGCAGGCGCTGGCCGATGCCGCCAACCCGGTGGGCGCCCCCCTGCCCGGTGCGGACGGATACACGCCGGCGCCGCCGGGGCCGACGCCGACCGTGATCCCGGGCTCCCAGCAGTGGGTCGTCTGGATCGACCTGGCCCTCGACCGCGGCGAGCGGGTGCCCAAGGTCCTTGAGCACCACCTCTCTGGCGCCGTCCTCACCGCCTCGGGCTCCTCCCCGTTCGAGGAGACGGTCCAGATCACCCCGACCGACCGCACCGCGCCGCTGAACCTGGACGCGCCGGTCCGCCCCGGCACCTGGTACTCCAGCGAGTCGTGCTGCGGCAACACCCACCACCGGCGCGGCCTCGGCCCGATCAACGGTCGCTTCTACGTACCGCAGCGCTTCGCGATCGACTGGTACCGGGTCGGAGAGCAGGGGCAGACCTGGGAGGGCGACCCCGCGCGGCTCACCAGCTACCTGAGCTACCGGCAGCCCGTCGTGGCGGCGGCCGGCGGCCGGGTGGTGGAGGTCCAGGACGGGATCCCCGACAACACGCCGCCCGTCACGCCGCCGGTCCCGCCCATCGAGGAGACCGTCGGCAACCACGTCACCGTGGAGGTCGCGCCCGGCCGCTACCTCCTCTACGCGCACCTGAAGCCCGGCTCGCTCAGGGTCCGGGAAGGCGACCACGTCGAACCCGGCAGGGTCCTCGGGCTGATCGGCAACAGCGGCAACTCGACCACGCCGCACCTGCACTTCCAGGTGATGACGACGCCCGAGTTCTTCCCGACCGACAGCCCCCCGTTCACCTTCCGGAAGTTCCGCGTCGTCGGACATGTCGAACCCAGGCTCTGGGACGACAACCTGGGCCTGCAGCCCACCGGTGTCCTCCCGATCACGCCCTCGCCGTACGACGGACCCCACCGTGCGCGCTACCCGCTCGACCGCGAGGTCCTGGAGTTCTGACCCCCGGCCGACCCCACCGGTACGCGATACCTGAAGAGGCATGGACGACGATGAAGGCCCTGGTCAGAGACCAGGGCCTTCATTCGAGAGCGGATGACGGGAATCGAACCCGCGCTATAAGCTTGGGAAGCTCATGTTCTACCATTAAACTACATCCGCACAGCGGCCTGATGAACGGTGCCGCATCGTTGCACACTGTACCCCATGCGCCACTTGAGGCGAAGTTCATGCCTCCGCGCGCGCGGAGTGCCGCGTGGAGGGTGTCCCGTTGATCCCCTAATGTGGCTTCCCGTCCACCACATGTGTAGGGGAAGGGACTTGATGGGTCCGATGGAGCGCACCGTCGTCCGTTGTGCCGAAGGGCATGTGTTCAGTACCTCTTCGTTCCCGCTTCAGCAGCTCGGGACCGGGCGGATCGGGCCAGGACGGCTCATCCGGTGTCCCAGGTGTGCGCGGCTGCGGCACGCGGTGCCGGTGGAGACCGGGCGGCGCTGACGAGTGGCGGGGCGCGGACGCCTGCCGATTGGGGCAGGTCCGCGCCCTCTGCGTATCGTGGGGGCGTGCTTCTCTCAGACAAGGACATCCGGGCCGAGATCGATGCCGGACGGGTGCGCATCGACCCGTACGACGAATTCATGGTGCAGCCCTCGAGCATCGACGTGAGGCTTGACCGCTTCTTCCGGGTGTTCGAGAACCACCGCTACCCCCACATCGACCCCGCGGTCGAGCAGCTCGACCTGACCCGTGAGGTCGAGCCCGAGGGCGACGAGGCGTTCATCCTCCACCCCGGCGAGTTCGTGCTCGCCTCGACCTACGAGGTCATCAGCCTCCCCGACGACATCGCGTCGCGGCTGGAGGGCAAGAGCTCCCTCGGCCGGCTCGGGCTGGTCACGCACTCCACCGCCGGGTTCATCGACCCCGGCTTCTCCGGGCACGTGACCCTGGAGCTGTCGAACCTCGCCACCCTGCCGATCAAGCTCTGGCCGGGCATGAAGATCGGGCAGCTGTGCATGTTCCGGCTGAGCTCGCCCGCCGAGTTCCCGTACGGCAGCGAGCGGTACGGCTCCCGGTACCAGGGCCAGCGGGGGCCGACGGCCTCCCGCTCGTTCATGAACTTCCATCGGACCCAGGTGTGAGGCGGTCGCAGGCATGAGTGAAGTACGCGAGAACCTGACGTACGAGGGTTTCGGGCGCGCCGTGCGTGAGCTGGCGCAGACCATCGCCGACGACGGCTACGAGCCCGACATCGTGCTCTCCATCGCCCGTGGCGGCGTCTTCGTCGCCGGCGGTCTGGCCTACGCCCTCGACTGCAAGAACATCCACCTCGTGAACGTGGAGTTCTACACCGGTGTGGGCACCACGCTGGAGATGCCGGTCATGCTGGCGCCCGTGCCCGACGCGATCGACTTCAGCGACAAGAAGGTGCTCATCACCGACGACGTCGCCGACACCGGCAAGACCCTCAAGCTCGTCCACGACTTCTGCGTCGACCACGTCGCCGAGGTCCGCTCCGCCGTCATCTACGAGAAGTCCCACTCCCTCGTGAAGTGCGAGTACGTGTGGAAGAAGACCGACGAGTGGATCAACTTCCCCTGGTCGGTCGAGCCGCCCGTCGTCAAGCGCGAGGGCCAGGTCCTCGACGCCTGATCCCCGGCACAGCGCGCGAAGAGGCCCCCACCGCACCGGTGGGGGCCTCTTCGCGTCTCGTTCCCGTCGGTCAGAGCGTGCCGAGCTTGATCAGGCTCAGCAGCGCCACCAGCTGGATCGCCGACGCGCCCAGCGCCTTCGGCCACGGCAGGTCGTGCGAACGGCTCACCATCATCGTGAAGAGCGCTCCCGCCGCCAGCCAGGTCAGCCAGCCGATCACCTGGACCAGGCCGTTCTCGCCGCCCAGGAAGAGCGCGAAGACCAGCCGCGGCGCGTCCGTGATCGACATGATCAGCATGGACAGGCCCACCGTCGGCTGCCAGGCCCCGTCGCCGCCCAGCTGGCGCGCCAGCGTGTGCGTCACCGCGCCCAGGATCAGACCGCCGACGACGAAGCCGAGGGCGGTCATCAGGATGTACGGAATCGCGGTCGACAGGGGTGCGTCGATCGCCTCGGCGCGCGCCTTGTCGAAGCCGAAGATCGCGAGCAGTCCGTACAGGAAGGTGACGACCAGCGCAGGGCCCCAGACGGCGTGGTCCCGCATCCGCAGGAACGTGTCCGCAGGACGAAGCACGATGCCGCTCAGGAGGGGCTTCCACGGGAGCCGGGGGCCCGTCGGTACGGGGGCGGCGCCGGCGTGGTGGGGCGCGGCGCCGGCGTAGGGGTCGTCGACGCTGAACATCTGGGTGTGGCCCGGGTTGTTCGCCGTCGCCGCGTGCGGGTGCTGCGGCTGGCCGTAGGGCTCCCCGAAGTACTCCGGCTCCCCGTAGGGCTGCCCGCCGCCCTGCTGCTGCCTCTGGTGTCCCTGCTGCCCCTGCTGCCCCTGCGGTGGCTGTTGCCACTGCTGCTGCGGGTACGGCGGCGGGGCCGCGTTGTACCCGTACGGCGCCTGCTGCGGTTGATTGTGCGGGGGGCGG is part of the Streptomyces sp. NBC_00250 genome and harbors:
- a CDS encoding alpha/beta fold hydrolase, whose translation is MPENTARVRDVGRYVNDTLRDRYFAAADVLYAMGAPARSETDVETSFGTTHVYRYGPLDPAADSRTPIVLIHGAGYSSAMWYPNTPGLSLDRPVYALDTPGDANRSVHREPMWQPERAAQWMDEALDALGLDRVHLVGSSYGGWLVLNQAHRRPGRLASVTALDPGGLEKVGLRFFAWVFVSLFATFAPKALRPRLAKWLDQPVIAVPEMRKWIQLGARAYRIRRPAPLPLTEDALRSIRTPLYVIMGKHSLLVHPKRQLERVPRLVPGARAEIITATGHGPQIDHPDVVNARMLSFMEDIDSLGPAAVDA
- a CDS encoding TetR/AcrR family transcriptional regulator, translating into MPKRVDHEERRAQIAEALIRVAGRQGLHAVGMRDVAAEAGVSLRLVQYYFDTKEKLLLYGLQHLTDRFTARVGARLAAVGPDPGPRVTVEALLLASLPTDEESRTFHLLYSSYAILSVTDEALAAQPFIDNPDAAENAMTGLLEQAQGTGLADPDADARTEAISLLAMAATMGTSILVGQRSPESAIAVLRHHLDRIFTAAGTSERGAGST
- a CDS encoding GNAT family N-acetyltransferase; the encoded protein is MFVAKEDAFDPEEMLSLYDSVGWEGYTRDVDRLCRGLANSHLVITARDGSGTLLGLARTISDDEHICYVQDVVVNPAYHRQGVGRSLVEHLMRRYSHCRFFLLSTDHESTPEGKRNHAFYRSLGFLSYEEKEMAGFGLPRNRPDLRNAAP
- a CDS encoding M23 family metallopeptidase, whose translation is MAERHPRNRTGRGPLRRGLAAAVLAVGMLTASTTPGYGTGEAAPVPGPQFTPLTATVMTEPAPFIATDGKTHLSYELLTTNALASSARVRLDRVEVRDARTHRVVGSLSGQALADAANPVGAPLPGADGYTPAPPGPTPTVIPGSQQWVVWIDLALDRGERVPKVLEHHLSGAVLTASGSSPFEETVQITPTDRTAPLNLDAPVRPGTWYSSESCCGNTHHRRGLGPINGRFYVPQRFAIDWYRVGEQGQTWEGDPARLTSYLSYRQPVVAAAGGRVVEVQDGIPDNTPPVTPPVPPIEETVGNHVTVEVAPGRYLLYAHLKPGSLRVREGDHVEPGRVLGLIGNSGNSTTPHLHFQVMTTPEFFPTDSPPFTFRKFRVVGHVEPRLWDDNLGLQPTGVLPITPSPYDGPHRARYPLDREVLEF
- the dcd gene encoding dCTP deaminase, with amino-acid sequence MLLSDKDIRAEIDAGRVRIDPYDEFMVQPSSIDVRLDRFFRVFENHRYPHIDPAVEQLDLTREVEPEGDEAFILHPGEFVLASTYEVISLPDDIASRLEGKSSLGRLGLVTHSTAGFIDPGFSGHVTLELSNLATLPIKLWPGMKIGQLCMFRLSSPAEFPYGSERYGSRYQGQRGPTASRSFMNFHRTQV
- a CDS encoding phosphoribosyltransferase; this encodes MSEVRENLTYEGFGRAVRELAQTIADDGYEPDIVLSIARGGVFVAGGLAYALDCKNIHLVNVEFYTGVGTTLEMPVMLAPVPDAIDFSDKKVLITDDVADTGKTLKLVHDFCVDHVAEVRSAVIYEKSHSLVKCEYVWKKTDEWINFPWSVEPPVVKREGQVLDA
- a CDS encoding Yip1 family protein, which translates into the protein MAGFRNGRGRDNRPPHNQPQQAPYGYNAAPPPYPQQQWQQPPQGQQGQQGHQRQQQGGGQPYGEPEYFGEPYGQPQHPHAATANNPGHTQMFSVDDPYAGAAPHHAGAAPVPTGPRLPWKPLLSGIVLRPADTFLRMRDHAVWGPALVVTFLYGLLAIFGFDKARAEAIDAPLSTAIPYILMTALGFVVGGLILGAVTHTLARQLGGDGAWQPTVGLSMLIMSITDAPRLVFALFLGGENGLVQVIGWLTWLAAGALFTMMVSRSHDLPWPKALGASAIQLVALLSLIKLGTL